In the genome of Deltaproteobacteria bacterium, one region contains:
- a CDS encoding response regulator, whose product MDKLKILIAEDDKSLQAIYDLSLPDEIFEKRMAGNGLEAVKEYASWKPDIIILDILMPKMLGYSVLREVRKIFSDYSTTIIMATSVDSKEDVEFCEKEGIQGYIVKPFNPGTLADIILNCHKKADNRN is encoded by the coding sequence GTGGATAAGTTAAAAATACTCATTGCAGAAGACGACAAAAGCTTGCAGGCTATTTATGACCTGTCCCTTCCTGATGAGATTTTTGAAAAGCGTATGGCAGGAAACGGCCTGGAAGCTGTAAAGGAATATGCCTCATGGAAGCCTGACATTATCATCCTCGATATTCTTATGCCCAAAATGCTGGGCTATTCCGTCCTCAGAGAAGTGCGAAAAATATTCAGTGATTATTCAACGACTATTATTATGGCTACTTCAGTCGATTCGAAGGAAGATGTCGAGTTTTGTGAAAAAGAGGGGATACAGGGGTACATTGTTAAGCCCTTCAATCCCGGAACCCTGGCAGATATTATTCTTAATTGTCACAAGAAAGCAGATAATCGGAACTAA
- a CDS encoding metallophosphoesterase, translating into MKKWTRRKVIVNGFRGVVILGAGKGFYNTTPLHMELSDNKIKIDGLPESFRGLKIAQLTDLHASAIVSNKLFSNAARLVMSQKPDLIFLTGDFVSGSTKFLSGHIGEFNRRHFDESIEALSGLKAPLGIYGVLGNHDFWSGPTALETIMTGFEKKLEVKWLRNESVTIEKGGEIIHLLGVDDYWSPGCSLGKAYKGLDNWPVKILLSHNPDINEEIDLLGERIDLVVSGHTHGGQIVAPLIGQPVIPSKYGQKYRAGLVRDGARQTYVSRGIGHLLLPLRLNCPPEVTLIRLV; encoded by the coding sequence ATGAAAAAGTGGACGCGGCGAAAAGTCATTGTTAACGGTTTTCGGGGAGTGGTAATTCTCGGTGCAGGCAAGGGTTTTTATAATACGACTCCCCTGCATATGGAACTGTCTGACAATAAAATTAAAATTGACGGCCTTCCCGAGAGTTTTCGTGGATTAAAAATTGCGCAGCTGACTGATCTCCATGCATCAGCTATTGTCAGCAACAAGCTCTTTAGCAATGCGGCCCGGCTGGTCATGTCACAAAAGCCGGACCTCATCTTTTTAACGGGTGACTTTGTTTCGGGATCGACAAAATTTCTTTCGGGCCATATCGGTGAATTTAACAGGAGGCATTTCGATGAATCTATAGAGGCCCTGTCAGGGTTAAAGGCGCCTCTCGGAATCTACGGCGTTCTTGGAAACCATGACTTCTGGAGCGGCCCGACGGCCCTTGAAACTATCATGACAGGGTTTGAAAAAAAACTTGAAGTCAAATGGCTGCGCAATGAAAGTGTGACAATCGAAAAAGGTGGTGAAATTATTCATCTGCTGGGGGTTGATGACTACTGGTCTCCAGGTTGTTCTCTTGGCAAGGCATACAAGGGACTTGATAATTGGCCTGTCAAGATTCTTTTGAGTCATAATCCTGATATCAATGAAGAGATCGACCTTCTCGGTGAGCGCATCGACCTTGTTGTCTCCGGCCATACCCACGGAGGCCAGATCGTCGCTCCTCTTATCGGTCAGCCTGTTATTCCTTCAAAATACGGCCAGAAGTACAGGGCAGGCCTGGTTCGTGACGGCGCCCGGCAGACCTATGTAAGCCGGGGTATCGGTCACCTGCTGCTGCCTTTGAGATTGAACTGCCCCCCTGAAGTGACATTGATAAGACTGGTTTGA
- a CDS encoding beta-ketoacyl synthase chain length factor — translation MDKSILGIGTVSAMGCGIESLRQGLSGNAFPNILAHHIETKEGTFTLPVYRAVAEGLENYIERSRLRRMDPFLRMGLLASCLAMQDSGLEIDDGERVGIVFGTGYGALASSFGSFNSLMEDGDNCVSPTLFATSVHNAMASNVSIALGLGGPLQTVSSFEMTTWAVFDLACGWIDEGIVDYVLTGVGDEYCPTRGYSVLLSGARGMTAMNPLDFSCCTYLPGEGFSAFLIGKGQGYCRISATERVAASHFSGKGMDALFLSANGEKEMAAAYSRCMKESSRIAAYAPLYGGLPVGQGFDLAVAALSLKEGTLYPSPSVFPAVADKRVICKKEKFGNPFTIGTVQCDRDGNGGVVELSSP, via the coding sequence ATGGATAAATCAATTCTCGGTATAGGGACGGTCTCGGCCATGGGGTGCGGCATTGAATCTTTGCGGCAGGGGCTGTCGGGGAATGCTTTTCCCAATATTCTGGCCCATCACATTGAAACGAAAGAGGGGACATTTACGCTTCCTGTTTACAGGGCTGTTGCGGAAGGCCTGGAAAATTATATCGAGCGGTCCCGGTTGAGGCGCATGGACCCTTTTCTTCGTATGGGTCTGCTTGCTTCCTGTCTGGCAATGCAGGATTCAGGGCTCGAAATAGATGATGGAGAGCGCGTGGGAATTGTTTTTGGCACCGGTTATGGCGCTCTTGCTTCGTCTTTCGGTTCATTCAATTCTCTTATGGAGGATGGTGACAATTGTGTCTCTCCGACCCTCTTTGCCACCTCCGTTCATAATGCGATGGCTTCCAATGTTTCTATCGCTCTTGGGCTTGGGGGGCCCTTACAGACAGTCTCCTCCTTTGAAATGACGACCTGGGCTGTTTTTGACCTGGCATGCGGCTGGATTGATGAGGGAATTGTTGATTACGTTCTTACCGGTGTAGGTGATGAATACTGTCCGACCCGGGGCTACTCTGTCCTTCTTTCGGGGGCCAGGGGTATGACTGCCATGAATCCTCTTGATTTCAGCTGTTGCACTTATCTCCCGGGAGAGGGTTTTTCCGCCTTTCTTATCGGAAAAGGTCAGGGGTATTGCCGAATAAGCGCCACAGAAAGGGTAGCGGCCTCTCATTTTTCAGGAAAGGGCATGGATGCTCTTTTTCTTTCTGCCAATGGAGAAAAGGAGATGGCTGCCGCTTACAGCAGGTGTATGAAAGAGTCATCCCGGATAGCGGCCTATGCCCCTCTCTACGGCGGGCTTCCTGTAGGGCAGGGCTTTGATCTTGCCGTCGCGGCGCTGTCCCTTAAGGAAGGCACTCTCTATCCCTCTCCTTCGGTTTTTCCTGCTGTTGCTGATAAGCGGGTGATATGCAAAAAAGAGAAATTTGGAAATCCCTTTACCATCGGCACAGTTCAGTGCGACAGGGATGGTAACGGCGGAGTGGTTGAACTTTCGTCCCCATAG
- a CDS encoding GDYXXLXY domain-containing protein produces the protein MKSKVGAGLAIAIFFQFLVLSGIYVSAAIPLWTGSEIKVKTVPVDPRSMFRGNYARLRYEFSRIKSSHFPDAKVPRNGEIIYISLKAGDNDIYELSDVSLVAPGSGIYLRGRVENGRYRRDSYRVKYGIEAFFAPKKEALVLEKDLRHGGIAVLMVSDSGAARIKDVIGR, from the coding sequence ATGAAAAGTAAGGTCGGCGCAGGTTTAGCAATAGCAATTTTTTTTCAGTTTCTTGTTTTAAGCGGTATCTATGTCAGCGCTGCAATCCCATTGTGGACAGGAAGTGAAATCAAGGTAAAGACTGTTCCCGTAGACCCCCGATCAATGTTCAGAGGGAATTATGCGCGATTAAGATATGAGTTTTCCCGTATCAAATCAAGTCATTTTCCCGACGCCAAAGTCCCGAGAAATGGTGAAATAATCTATATATCACTCAAAGCGGGAGATAATGACATCTATGAACTTTCAGACGTTTCACTTGTTGCACCCGGCAGTGGTATTTATTTGCGGGGACGAGTAGAGAATGGAAGATACAGAAGGGATTCCTACAGAGTTAAATATGGGATTGAGGCCTTTTTTGCGCCGAAAAAGGAGGCCCTGGTTCTGGAGAAGGACCTTCGGCATGGAGGCATTGCAGTACTCATGGTGTCCGATAGCGGCGCGGCCCGTATAAAAGATGTCATAGGCAGATAA
- a CDS encoding serine protease: MNTRRYLPLFLFLPLLSCQTVNNNVKSTSPATTLDKEIVSQVKNAVFEVVVPKLPGKNISYEKPLPMDQVPFAIRTDKYYSIGTAFAIGANKFATAAHVMNLLVDSQFKEVYLRDKEGKIYKLDKISKYSSYRDFVLFSLKDKKNAQFLEINDKPQINEKVFAVGNALGQGIVIRDGLYTSDTHEEEAGKWKWIRFSAAASPGNSGGPLLDKRGKVIGIVLMKSDNENLNYALPISEVLKAPVNTAEVHLMLQYKLDNMDMSKTGTLHKIIKLPKSFQALRREMIKLTGKFTGKLLKDLLAENDKNIFPKGKGSTELLHSVVGAVFPHLIMKGDDGQWSTYYPKDTKTAELGKNGYISYGSMNDTLYLYMKKPDNIPLKTFYEDSKLFMDLFLQGISLTRTIGSEQIKITSLGKAHEDFRHTDKYDRKWLVRTWLMEYSDEKIGAFMLPVPGGFIAMMKQAQTGYLDIAYMPDLKVFTDFIYLSYYGTIKEWKEFYSMKKLHPPVFSSIKIDAKPGKYVKYKSKKLSFSYTPDIMEISDDSYLQLSFSYYKSPKNVVWDVARVYAGEDKNNDTYLGVLRNTAPPKSLSDGYQSSWEKIMNRKFPYDSSLHYDDNGTRISSVYSNKSKKRSANNEDILYTVWFRKDGKARESEMKGKLNKFMRKLSIQKEPPSRRR; encoded by the coding sequence ATGAATACTCGCCGCTATCTTCCGTTATTTCTTTTTCTCCCCCTATTAAGCTGTCAGACCGTCAATAATAACGTCAAAAGCACTTCACCGGCTACGACACTGGATAAGGAGATTGTTTCACAGGTAAAAAATGCCGTATTCGAGGTTGTTGTTCCCAAACTCCCGGGAAAAAATATTAGCTATGAAAAACCTCTGCCAATGGATCAGGTTCCCTTTGCTATAAGAACAGACAAATATTACTCCATAGGGACAGCTTTTGCTATTGGAGCCAATAAATTCGCTACAGCCGCCCATGTTATGAACCTTCTCGTAGACAGCCAGTTTAAAGAGGTGTACTTAAGAGATAAGGAGGGGAAGATCTACAAGCTGGACAAGATCAGCAAATATTCATCTTACAGGGACTTTGTCCTCTTTTCCCTGAAGGACAAGAAGAATGCTCAATTCCTTGAGATCAACGACAAGCCTCAAATCAATGAAAAAGTATTTGCCGTAGGAAATGCCCTGGGCCAGGGCATTGTCATCAGAGATGGACTCTACACCTCTGACACTCATGAAGAAGAAGCCGGAAAATGGAAGTGGATACGTTTTTCAGCCGCCGCCTCTCCCGGCAACAGCGGAGGCCCTCTCCTCGACAAAAGGGGGAAGGTCATCGGCATTGTTCTAATGAAATCGGACAATGAAAACCTTAACTATGCCCTTCCCATTTCCGAGGTTTTAAAAGCGCCTGTTAACACTGCGGAAGTCCACCTCATGTTGCAGTACAAGCTTGACAATATGGATATGAGCAAAACAGGCACACTCCATAAAATAATAAAGCTGCCTAAATCCTTTCAGGCCTTGAGACGGGAAATGATCAAGCTTACCGGCAAGTTTACGGGCAAGCTCCTTAAAGACCTTCTTGCTGAAAATGATAAAAATATATTTCCCAAGGGCAAAGGCTCCACCGAATTGCTTCATTCTGTTGTAGGCGCCGTATTCCCTCATCTCATCATGAAGGGAGATGACGGCCAGTGGAGCACCTATTACCCCAAGGATACAAAAACAGCGGAACTGGGAAAGAACGGTTATATTAGCTATGGAAGCATGAATGACACCCTTTACCTTTACATGAAGAAACCGGACAATATTCCCCTTAAGACATTCTATGAAGATTCAAAGCTCTTTATGGACCTCTTTCTTCAAGGGATCTCTTTAACACGAACTATCGGATCGGAACAAATCAAGATAACCTCTTTGGGCAAGGCCCATGAAGATTTCAGGCATACAGATAAATATGACAGGAAATGGCTTGTTCGCACCTGGCTTATGGAATATAGCGACGAGAAGATAGGGGCCTTTATGCTTCCTGTTCCGGGCGGATTCATTGCCATGATGAAGCAGGCCCAGACGGGCTATCTGGACATAGCCTACATGCCGGACCTCAAGGTATTTACCGACTTTATATATCTCTCATATTATGGAACGATTAAAGAGTGGAAAGAGTTCTACTCAATGAAAAAACTCCATCCCCCTGTTTTTTCATCCATAAAGATAGATGCCAAACCGGGCAAATATGTAAAGTACAAATCCAAAAAACTCTCCTTCAGCTATACGCCCGACATAATGGAAATAAGTGATGACAGTTATCTTCAACTCTCTTTCAGCTACTACAAAAGCCCGAAAAACGTGGTCTGGGACGTGGCGCGTGTTTATGCGGGAGAAGATAAAAACAACGATACCTATTTAGGCGTATTAAGAAATACGGCGCCTCCAAAATCATTGAGTGACGGTTATCAAAGCAGCTGGGAAAAAATTATGAACAGAAAGTTCCCCTATGATTCTTCCTTGCACTACGATGACAACGGCACCCGGATCAGTTCAGTTTATTCAAATAAATCGAAAAAAAGAAGCGCGAATAATGAGGATATTCTTTATACGGTCTGGTTCAGAAAAGACGGCAAGGCCCGGGAAAGTGAAATGAAAGGTAAACTGAACAAGTTTATGAGAAAACTGTCAATTCAGAAAGAACCCCCAAGCCGGAGGCGCTAA
- a CDS encoding beta-ketoacyl-[acyl-carrier-protein] synthase family protein — protein sequence MKRAAVTGLGCITGAGENLSSMMKSIYAGRRYPCAPTRFETDLKASHPLFEVKKEFPLADEGEDSRTNAFILTALEEALSHAQIDWHKLDRKRIGIVIGTTVGCAFNNDSFYGDYRKGTFPDISSVERYLAGNSALYIAKKFGIRGPAITIANACSSGTDAIGIAKGWIESGRCDLVVAGGADEICRHLYLGFYSLLNTSAEPCRPFDRKRKGLNLGEGAGIMILEECGAAKARGAKAHALVAAYACRSDAYHPTAPHPEGKGLANAVKAVFKASGLRPEEVNFINAHGTSTVENDRIEGTVISRFFPEGIPVVSTKAYTGHTLGGAGGVEAVMTVRGLMDGLLPATAGFEEPDESCGIVPTTKLTEVKGRAAFSNSLAFGGHNAVLAFVRGE from the coding sequence GTGAAGCGAGCGGCGGTTACAGGTCTCGGCTGTATCACCGGGGCAGGTGAAAACCTGTCATCAATGATGAAAAGTATCTATGCAGGCCGCCGTTATCCCTGCGCACCTACCAGGTTTGAAACGGACCTAAAGGCTTCTCATCCACTTTTCGAGGTGAAGAAAGAATTTCCCCTTGCAGATGAAGGTGAGGATTCACGAACCAATGCTTTTATTCTTACCGCTCTTGAAGAAGCCCTTTCTCATGCGCAAATTGACTGGCATAAGCTGGACAGGAAGCGTATCGGTATTGTCATCGGTACGACGGTGGGATGCGCTTTTAATAATGATTCTTTCTATGGTGACTACCGAAAGGGAACCTTCCCTGATATTTCAAGTGTCGAACGTTATCTTGCCGGTAATTCAGCGCTCTATATTGCGAAAAAGTTCGGTATCAGGGGACCTGCCATTACCATTGCCAATGCCTGTTCTTCCGGCACCGATGCCATCGGTATAGCCAAAGGCTGGATAGAAAGCGGACGATGTGATCTTGTTGTTGCAGGGGGCGCCGATGAAATTTGCCGTCATCTTTATCTTGGTTTTTATTCTCTTTTAAATACCTCTGCCGAGCCGTGCCGCCCTTTCGACAGGAAGAGAAAAGGGCTTAATCTCGGTGAAGGCGCCGGTATAATGATTCTTGAAGAGTGTGGTGCGGCAAAGGCAAGAGGCGCAAAGGCACATGCCCTTGTTGCTGCCTATGCCTGCCGCAGCGATGCCTATCATCCCACAGCGCCCCACCCCGAGGGTAAAGGTCTGGCCAATGCCGTAAAGGCTGTTTTCAAGGCATCGGGCTTAAGGCCGGAAGAAGTGAATTTCATCAATGCTCATGGCACATCAACGGTAGAAAATGACCGGATAGAAGGGACTGTTATCAGCCGTTTCTTTCCTGAAGGAATTCCTGTTGTTTCTACCAAAGCCTATACAGGGCACACGCTGGGTGGCGCAGGGGGTGTGGAGGCGGTTATGACGGTGAGAGGCTTAATGGATGGACTGCTGCCGGCGACGGCAGGGTTCGAGGAACCCGATGAATCATGCGGCATTGTGCCGACAACAAAGCTTACGGAAGTTAAAGGCAGGGCTGCCTTCTCTAATTCTCTTGCCTTTGGCGGACACAATGCTGTCCTGGCATTTGTCAGAGGTGAATAA
- the hemN gene encoding oxygen-independent coproporphyrinogen III oxidase has protein sequence MMNPTSSTTLKVDVDILKKYTKTGPRYTSYPTAPIFSEEFGPADYKRTIEATNKVEKPADLSLYFHLPFCRSVCYFCGCNVIYTKRGEQADQYLDYLEKEIRMVSALQKPGREVVQLHFGGGTPTFLSTDQLKRLNRAIRENFTLSSNIEAGVEIDPREASDEHIKTLREIGFNRISMGIQDFDPVVQKAVHRVQTEELSRHVIDVCRKEAFESINIDLIYGLPHQSVKSFEKTVDKIIEINPDRMAVFNFAYVPWMKPIQKSIKEEDLPSAAEKFEILKMVIEKFTTAGYVYIGMDHFAKPDDELFVAQKEKTLYRNFQGYTTRAGCDLYGLGVTSIGQVGNCYVQNAHELPDYYQGIEEGKLPIYRGYELNDDDILRRHIITRIMCDFELEFADVEKEFNLDFRKTFALELSELEPMTKDKLLTLSDDKLVVSDLGRILIRNIAMVFDIYLRKSDKEMRFSKTV, from the coding sequence ATGATGAATCCCACTTCTTCAACAACCTTAAAGGTCGATGTTGATATTCTTAAAAAATATACCAAGACCGGACCACGATATACGAGTTATCCCACGGCGCCTATCTTTTCCGAAGAATTCGGTCCGGCCGATTACAAGCGGACCATAGAGGCAACGAACAAGGTTGAAAAACCGGCTGACCTTTCCCTCTACTTTCATCTCCCCTTCTGCCGTTCCGTCTGTTATTTTTGCGGCTGTAACGTTATCTACACAAAGCGGGGTGAACAGGCGGATCAGTACCTCGATTACCTCGAAAAAGAGATCCGAATGGTATCGGCTCTGCAAAAACCGGGAAGAGAAGTGGTGCAGCTTCATTTCGGCGGCGGCACGCCAACCTTTCTTTCAACAGACCAGTTAAAACGGCTAAACAGGGCCATCAGGGAAAATTTTACTCTCTCATCCAACATCGAGGCCGGTGTTGAAATCGACCCGAGAGAGGCCTCGGACGAGCATATCAAGACGCTTCGTGAGATCGGTTTTAACCGGATCAGCATGGGCATACAGGATTTCGATCCCGTTGTGCAGAAGGCTGTCCACAGAGTTCAAACGGAAGAACTTTCCCGTCATGTTATCGATGTATGCCGTAAGGAGGCATTTGAGAGCATTAATATCGATCTCATTTACGGCCTTCCTCACCAGAGCGTCAAATCTTTTGAAAAGACGGTAGACAAGATTATTGAAATTAATCCCGACAGAATGGCCGTGTTCAACTTTGCCTATGTGCCGTGGATGAAGCCCATCCAGAAGAGCATCAAGGAAGAAGACCTCCCATCGGCTGCCGAGAAGTTTGAAATTCTCAAAATGGTTATCGAAAAGTTCACCACCGCCGGATATGTTTACATCGGTATGGACCATTTTGCCAAGCCTGACGACGAACTCTTTGTTGCGCAAAAGGAAAAGACCCTTTACCGGAATTTTCAGGGTTACACGACCAGGGCCGGTTGTGATCTCTATGGACTGGGGGTGACCTCCATTGGCCAGGTAGGCAACTGCTACGTTCAGAATGCTCATGAACTGCCTGACTACTACCAGGGAATAGAGGAAGGAAAGCTTCCCATCTACAGGGGCTATGAGCTAAATGACGATGACATCTTAAGGCGGCACATTATTACGCGTATCATGTGCGACTTTGAACTGGAATTTGCCGACGTGGAAAAAGAATTCAACCTCGATTTCAGGAAAACCTTTGCTCTTGAGCTTAGCGAACTGGAGCCGATGACAAAGGATAAGCTGCTTACCCTGTCTGATGATAAACTCGTCGTATCGGATCTGGGAAGAATACTGATCAGGAACATTGCCATGGTTTTTGATATTTATCTCAGGAAGTCAGACAAAGAGATGCGTTTTTCCAAGACGGTTTAA
- a CDS encoding ABC transporter permease, giving the protein MNNAIQIIPLINLTLAFIPVFVVIAILYKWSRSHGHALYGVSRMLAQLLIIGYFLAYLFESDSAWLVLALLAVMVFASSWIALASIPEKQRTLYSKALFAIFLGGGVNLILITQGVLALDPWYRPSYFIPLAGMIFANAMNSVSLGAERLLAERERGVTYDEARNIAFRSSLIPITNSLFAVGLVALPGMMTGQILSGVSPLIAARYQIMVMCMIFGAAGISSALFLRLVKPCFEERDSL; this is encoded by the coding sequence ATGAATAACGCCATTCAAATAATTCCCCTCATTAATCTGACACTTGCCTTTATCCCCGTTTTTGTCGTCATTGCTATTCTCTATAAATGGTCCCGCAGCCATGGTCATGCCCTTTACGGTGTATCGAGAATGCTGGCACAACTCCTCATTATCGGCTATTTCCTGGCCTATCTCTTTGAATCGGACAGCGCCTGGCTCGTTCTTGCCCTTCTGGCCGTCATGGTATTTGCTTCCAGCTGGATTGCACTCGCTTCGATCCCTGAAAAGCAACGTACCCTCTACTCAAAGGCCCTCTTTGCCATATTTCTTGGCGGAGGGGTGAATCTCATTCTCATAACGCAGGGAGTCCTCGCTCTCGATCCCTGGTACAGGCCGAGCTACTTTATCCCCCTGGCGGGAATGATATTTGCCAATGCCATGAACAGTGTAAGTCTTGGTGCAGAGAGGTTGCTGGCCGAAAGGGAAAGAGGTGTCACCTATGATGAAGCTCGGAACATCGCTTTCCGCTCTTCACTCATCCCCATTACCAACTCCCTCTTTGCCGTTGGACTTGTTGCACTGCCCGGTATGATGACGGGCCAGATCCTCTCCGGCGTGTCACCCCTCATTGCCGCCCGCTACCAGATTATGGTCATGTGCATGATCTTCGGTGCGGCGGGGATTTCTTCGGCCTTGTTCCTCAGGTTGGTAAAGCCTTGTTTTGAAGAAAGAGATTCTTTGTAA
- a CDS encoding DUF2157 domain-containing protein, with amino-acid sequence MRLIRLLKNDIAREASEWVSEDIITQSQAEKICRRYGVDYDQVKNRSLGYNVLVALGYLFIGLAVITLIGANWDNIPRAVRMWGLIVLTVGTQGIALRKYLSREKSAATGVFLLGNLFYGASIILIAQIYHLGEHMPDGVFWWATGCLPIAILINSPWIALQSTLLGMLWFYLELDMGFYPALFPLFILGALLVLYRGKQSIGLFLTAVASIGFWVEYSLAEYWRQGNYYSFHAEHLPVSAALFIFAYMFSHWLKGRQSVVAKDYAAVLAVWTLRFGLILMFIMSFEQPWRRLIRANWEHTMSMWIIIAVISGFSLFLAYKAERINRAIYIMPFYLISIIAVLVSGNRDHAVYFQIIYNLALITTGIWLILRGIQNGMSHYFFLGVLSILLTAFMRYIDLIGDYIGGALLFMVCAIVLLGAAKYWKNYEPGREAA; translated from the coding sequence ATGCGTTTAATCCGATTGCTGAAAAATGATATTGCCAGGGAAGCCTCTGAATGGGTTTCGGAAGATATTATAACGCAATCACAGGCAGAAAAAATATGTCGGCGTTACGGTGTCGATTACGATCAGGTAAAAAATCGTTCACTCGGTTATAACGTTCTTGTTGCCCTGGGATATCTCTTTATCGGCCTGGCAGTTATCACTCTCATTGGCGCTAATTGGGATAATATCCCCCGCGCAGTGCGAATGTGGGGTCTAATCGTGCTGACAGTGGGAACGCAGGGAATTGCCTTAAGAAAATACTTGTCCCGTGAAAAAAGCGCTGCCACAGGTGTTTTTTTATTAGGCAACCTTTTTTATGGCGCCTCGATTATATTAATTGCTCAGATATACCATCTCGGTGAACATATGCCGGATGGGGTATTTTGGTGGGCCACAGGTTGTTTACCTATCGCTATATTGATTAACAGCCCATGGATTGCTTTGCAAAGCACCTTGCTGGGGATGCTCTGGTTTTATCTGGAACTTGATATGGGCTTTTACCCCGCCCTTTTCCCCTTATTTATTTTAGGCGCTTTGCTTGTTTTATACCGCGGAAAACAGAGTATCGGTCTTTTTTTAACGGCAGTGGCGTCTATTGGTTTTTGGGTTGAATATTCGCTTGCAGAATACTGGCGTCAAGGTAATTACTATTCATTTCATGCTGAACACCTGCCTGTTAGTGCAGCATTGTTTATTTTTGCCTATATGTTTAGCCATTGGCTGAAGGGGAGGCAATCCGTCGTTGCTAAAGATTACGCCGCCGTACTGGCAGTCTGGACCTTGCGATTCGGACTGATATTGATGTTTATAATGAGCTTTGAACAACCCTGGCGAAGGCTGATCAGAGCAAATTGGGAACACACAATGTCAATGTGGATAATTATCGCCGTAATTTCAGGTTTTTCATTGTTTTTGGCTTATAAGGCTGAAAGAATAAACAGGGCAATCTATATAATGCCTTTTTATTTGATATCAATTATCGCTGTTTTGGTTTCAGGAAATAGGGATCATGCTGTATATTTCCAGATCATTTACAACCTCGCCCTTATCACCACCGGTATCTGGCTGATTCTAAGGGGCATACAAAATGGCATGTCTCATTACTTTTTTCTTGGTGTGCTGTCTATACTGTTAACGGCCTTCATGCGTTATATTGATTTAATTGGCGATTATATTGGTGGCGCATTGCTGTTTATGGTTTGTGCCATCGTGCTGCTCGGCGCTGCAAAGTACTGGAAAAACTACGAACCCGGGAGAGAAGCCGCATGA
- a CDS encoding DUF2284 domain-containing protein — translation MTKLDKAAFQGIKDFERHEATIPVSHFDFRMQFKDNCLNCPEYGKNLSCPPHSPGFKDFIGGLEQAKVICLRLSLDKLGHLPVERRARAAHDMLSSSLTDILLKERRAGYLIAGAGACNACRECPLEKGGRVCVKPEEQIFSLESLGVNISSLLEKCFHLKLEWLKLHHEARHICAVGALFFNR, via the coding sequence ATGACTAAACTAGATAAAGCTGCTTTTCAGGGCATAAAGGACTTTGAAAGACATGAAGCGACAATTCCTGTCAGCCATTTCGATTTCCGAATGCAGTTCAAAGACAATTGTCTCAACTGCCCTGAATATGGCAAAAACCTCTCTTGTCCTCCCCACAGCCCCGGCTTTAAAGATTTCATTGGAGGCCTGGAACAGGCTAAAGTTATCTGCCTCAGGCTTTCCCTTGACAAGCTCGGTCATCTGCCGGTTGAGAGAAGGGCACGTGCCGCCCATGATATGCTTTCTTCATCTCTTACGGATATTTTGCTGAAAGAACGAAGAGCCGGTTATCTCATAGCCGGGGCCGGGGCCTGTAATGCCTGCCGGGAGTGCCCCCTTGAGAAAGGAGGGAGAGTCTGTGTCAAACCGGAGGAGCAGATATTCAGTCTTGAATCACTTGGCGTCAATATTTCCTCCCTCCTGGAAAAGTGCTTTCACCTTAAGCTGGAATGGCTTAAGTTACATCATGAGGCCCGACATATCTGTGCCGTGGGAGCCCTGTTTTTTAATCGATAG